The Chitinophaga pinensis DSM 2588 region AATGGCTGCGCCTGTTGCCTCGATATTCACCATAAAGAATCCATCCATTATGGCGATACACAGGTACGCCTGCATGGCGTCATTGCCTGGAGAGAATCGCCTTATTATGATGCAAAGGAACGCGCGGCCCTGGCATTCACAGAAGCGCTCACCAATGCGAATCAGCAGGATATTGACGATACTATTTATGATGCATTGACCGAGCATTTTACTACTGAAGAAATCACGGAACTGACCATGG contains the following coding sequences:
- a CDS encoding carboxymuconolactone decarboxylase family protein: MTQRISLQEMPAALMTSLGKIGAYLKTCNIDQKLLSLLYYRASQINGCACCLDIHHKESIHYGDTQVRLHGVIAWRESPYYDAKERAALAFTEALTNANQQDIDDTIYDALTEHFTTEEITELTMAIATVNTWNRLNKTFRTTPGHYKVGQYA